In Humulus lupulus chromosome 6, drHumLupu1.1, whole genome shotgun sequence, a single genomic region encodes these proteins:
- the LOC133784436 gene encoding (R)-mandelonitrile lyase 4-like, which translates to MAPFLLMLLSLSFHHQLQVLALPNRFQDDFRYMKSVYNATEMPPKEEYDYIVIGGGTAGCPIAATLSEKYSVLVLERGDAPNAHPSVFTASGFFANIMQEDDGATPAQRFTSEDGVENLRGRVLGGSSMINGGFYSRADDEFLANSGVEWDVDLMERSYEWVEESIVYRPRLDVWQSSTREALLEAGVVPDNGFTLTHKVGTKSSGSIFDQSGRRHGAVELLNRGNLENLRVVVQATVQRIIFSTKASTPSAIGVIYTDSKGKSHKALVRHEGEIILSAGAIGSPQLLLLSGIGPHSHPNVGKFMADNPGATINLILPNPMELSTVKVVGITSDYIIETAVSYIQPNTSTNLSLGLIFEKIPGPLSRGSLWLASSTDVRATPRVRFNYFSDPIDLSRCVMAIKKIGDMLKTDVMDRFKHKGSDGEREFLFYGPSLPMNNHSNDDSLIESFCRTRVSTFWHYHGGCVVGKVVDSDFKVMGITSLRVVDGSTFNISPGTNPQATLMMLGRYVGLKMLEKRRGQSS; encoded by the exons ATTTTAGGTACATGAAATCAGTATACAATGCAACTGAAATGCCACCAAAGGAAGAGTATGACTATATAGTTATCGGAGGAGGCACAGCAGGCTGCCCAATAGCGGCGACTTTATCAGAAAAGTACTCCGTCCTCGTCCTCGAAAGGGGTGATGCCCCTAATGCACATCCAAGCGTCTTCACCGCAAGTGGATTCTTCGCTAATATCATGCAAGAGGACGACGGTGCCACACCGGCACAGAGGTTCACGTCGGAAGACGGAGTTGAAAACTTAAGAGGACGAGTTCTAGGTGGCTCAAGCATGATTAACGGCGGCTTCTATTCGAGAGCCGACGACGAATTCCTCGCCAACTCCGGCGTAGAATGGGATGTGGATTTGATGGAGAGATCATATGAGTGGGTTGAAGAGAGCATAGTTTACCGTCCAAGATTGGATGTTTGGCAATCTTCTACGAGAGAAGCTCTTTTGGAAGCTGGTGTAGTCCCAGACAACGGCTTTACTTTGACTCACAAGGTTGGTACCAAATCGTCTGGCTCAATTTTTGACCAATCTGGGAGAAGGCATGGAGCTGTGGAGCTTCTCAACCGAGGAAACTTGGAAAACTTGCGAGTTGTTGTGCAGGCCACTGTTCAGAGAATCATCTTTTCTACCAAAGCCTCAA CACCCTCTGCAATTGGAGTCATATACACCGATTCAAAAGGAAAGTCTCACAAGGCATTGGTACGCCATGAAGGGGAAATTATATTGAGTGCAGGTGCTATTGGAAGCCCTCAACTTTTGCTACTTAGCGGAATCGGTCCACATTCACACCCCAACGTTGGAAAATTCATGGCTGACAATCCTGGCGCAACCATCAACCTCATATTGCCAAATCCAATGGAGCTTTCCACAGTAAAAGTTGTGGGAATTACTAGTGATTATATCATAGAGACCGCTGTCTCTTACATTCAACCAAATACGTCTACAAATTTGAGTTTAGGTCTCATTTTTGAAAAAATCCCAGGGCCTTTGTCAAGAGGCTCCTTGTGGTTGGCTTCTTCGACTGATGTAAGAGCCACACCACGCGTTCGATTCAACTACTTTTCCGACCCGATTGACCTCTCACGTTGCGTTATggcaataaaaaaaattggtgatatgTTGAAAACTGATGTAATGGATCGATTTAAGCACAAGGGTAGTGATGGTGAGAGAGAGTTCTTGTTCTATGGACCATCTTTGCCGATGAATAATCATTCAAATGATGATTCGTTAATTGAATCCTTTTGTCGAACAAGAGTGAGTACATTTTGGCATTATCATGGCGGATGTGTTGTGGGGAAGGTGGTTGACAGTGATTTTAAAGTGATGGGAATTACTTCACTTCGAGTTGTGGATGGTTCGACTTTCAATATCTCTCCTGGGACCAATCCTCAGGCCACTCTTATGATGTTAGGCCG GTACGTCGGGCTTAAGATGTTGGAAAAAAGAAGAGGACAATCAAGCTAG
- the LOC133785919 gene encoding probable alpha,alpha-trehalose-phosphate synthase [UDP-forming] 9 has translation MVKVYYRHVNINTGGSLPVTMLYNGFYSYRRSKKFDWDTSPLAADVEWKQIAEPVMKLYTKATEGSYIEPKESALVWHHQDGDPYFGSCQAMELLDHLENVLANEPVVVKRGQQIVEVKPQGITKGLVADKVLSTMINEGKPVDFVMCIGDDRSDEDMFESISSIASNSSLPVVPEVFACTVGQKQ, from the exons ATGGTGAAAGTGTATTACCGGCATGTGAATATTAATACCGGTGGATCCCTGCCGGTAACAATGTTATATAATGGTTTTTATTCTTATAGACGGAGTAAAAAATTCGATTGGGATACGAGTCCCTTAGCCGCAGACGTTGAATGGAAACAAATTGCAGAACCTGTGATGAAATTGTATACAAAAGCAACTGAAGGATCTTATATAGAGCCCAAGGAGAGTGCCTTGGTATGGCACCATCAAGATGGTGATCCTTATTTTGGATCTTGCCAGGCTATGGAACTGTTAGATCATCTCGAAAATGTCCTTGCAAATGAACCTGTAGTTGTTAAGAGGGGACAGCAGATAGTTGAAGTAAAGCCACAG GGAATTACTAAAGGACTCGTTGCAGACAAAGTTCTTTCTACGATGATCAATGAAGGGAAGCCAGTAGACTTTGTGATGTGCATTGGTGATGATAGATCCGATGAGGACATGTTCGAAAGCATATCAAGCATAGCTTCCAACTCATCTCTCCCTGTAGTTCCCGAGGTATTTGCCTGCACTGTTGGCCAAAAACAGTAA
- the LOC133783056 gene encoding (R)-mandelonitrile lyase 1-like: MEPIAYILTLFLILFVYNFHHQLQVLALATSGSDHDFRYMESVYDATEMSSEEEYYDYIIIGGGTAGCPLAATLSQNYSVLVLERGSVPKSHPNVLHLSGFFANLMEEEGDDNGGVTPAQRFTSEDGVENVRGRVLGGTSMLNAGFFSRGDEGFFSQSGVKWEMDIVEKAYEWVEESIVFRPRLPVWQSAVKDGLLEAGVGPDNEFLLKHQLGTKASGSTFDEVGRRHGAVELLNKANLKNLRVAVRATVERIIFSTKESRNYQSGDDSDSSPQPNAIGAIYSDSNGKSHTVLIRHKGEVILSAGAIGTPQLLLLSGIGPHSYLSSLSIPIVHSQPNVGDFLADNPRNNVNLIIPSPTEPSSVQVVGITSHYFIETISANLPIAPTPPAFGLYPKSSTADLSMTIICEKLRQPLSSGSLWLASPTDVRVSPHVRFNYFAHPEDLSHCVTAMRKIGEVLKAKSLERFKMVDSEGERDFMYFGPSLPANQSDESAMEEFCRSTVTTIWHYHGGSAVGKVVNGNFQVMGVSSLRVVDGSTFRLSPGTNPQATVMMLGRYVGLKMLQEREAEANAEYY; the protein is encoded by the exons ATGGAACCTATTGCTTATATATTAACCctgtttttaattttatttgtttataattTTCATCACCAACTGCAGGTTCTCGCATTGGCTACCTCTGGATCCGATCATG ATTTTAGGTACATGGAATCTGTGTACGACGCCACCGAGATGTCGTCGGAGGAAGAATATTACGACTACATCATAATCGGAGGTGGCACAGCAGGGTGTCCCTTGGCCGCAACCCTTTCCCAAAACTACTCAGTTCTTGTCCTTGAGAGAGGCAGTGTCCCCAAATCTCACCCAAACGTCTTGCACCTAAGCGGCTTTTTCGCCAATCTCATGGAAGAAGAGGGAGACGACAACGGCGGCGTTACGCCGGCGCAGAGGTTCACGTCGGAGGATGGGGTTGAGAACGTGAGAGGTAGGGTTTTGGGAGGAACAAGCATGCTTAACGCCGGCTTCTTTTCGCGAGGTGACGAGGGCTTCTTTTCTCAGTCCGGCGTGAAATGGGAAATGGATATAGTTGAGAAGGCGTATGAGTGGGTGGAAGAGAGCATAGTGTTCCGGCCAAGGTTGCCCGTTTGGCAATCTGCAGTGAAAGATGGTTTGTTAGAGGCTGGTGTGGGTCCTGACAATGAGTTTCTATTGAAGCATCAGCTTGGCACCAAAGCTTCTGGTTCCACTTTTGATGAAGTTGGGAGAAGGCATGGTGCTGTGGAGCTTCTTAATAAGGCAAACTTGAAGAACTTGCGAGTCGCTGTTCGTGCCACTGTGGAGAGAATCATCTTCTCCACGAAAGAATCaa GAAATTATCAATCTGGCGATGACAGTGATAGCTCTCCAC AACCGAATGCAATTGGAGCCATATACAGTGATTCAAATGGAAAGTCTCACACAGTATTAATTCGACACAAAGGAGAAGTTATTCTAAGTGCAGGTGCAATTGGAACCCCTCAGCTTTTGCTACTTAGTGGAATCGGACCACATTCCTACCTCTCATCACTTAGTATCCCCATAGTCCACTCCCAACCTAACGTAGGAGATTTTCTAGCCGATAATCCTCGTAACAACGTTAATCTCATAATCCCATCTCCAACTGAGCCTTCCTCAGTCCAAGTCGTAGGAATCACAAGCCATTATTTCATCGAAACTATCTCTGCCAATCTTCCTATTGCCCCAACTCCGCCAGCTTTCGGCCTTTACCCAAAGTCCTCTACTGCGGATTTGAGTATGACCATCATTTGCGAAAAGCTAAGGCAACCCTTGTCAAGTGGCTCACTATGGTTGGCTTCGCCAACCGACGTGAGAGTCAGTCCACATGTGCGCTTCAACTACTTTGCTCACCCGGAAGACCTTTCCCATTGTGTTACTGCAATGAGGAAGATTGGGGAGGTGTTAAAGGCCAAGTCCCTGGAACGATTTAAGATGGTGGATTCTGAAGGAGAAAGAGATTTTATGTATTTTGGACCATCTTTGCCAGCGAATCAGTCGGATGAGTCGGCGATGGAAGAGTTTTGTCGAAGCACGGTGACCACCATTTGGCATTACCACGGCGGAAGCGCTGTTGGGAAAGTTGTTAACGGTAATTTTCAGGTTATGGGGGTTAGCTCGCTTCGTGTTGTGGATGGTTCAACTTTTCGTCTctctcccgggaccaatcctcAGGCCACTGTCATGATGTTAGGCCG GTATGTGGGGCTTAAGATGTTGCAGGAAAGAGAAGCTGAAGCAAATGCAGAGTATTATTAG